AAGGAGACGACGTCGTTTGCAATTTGGTACAAGATGAGCAGCGGCAGTGTGAGTTCTCTTTCCTTCATAATGTGCTCTTTTATCAGCTGCAGGATTTTGAATTAGGATTGCTATTTAAAGCGAGTCGGCCTGATGCATTTTGTTGCATGTAATGTCACCTTTTACACTAAATTTCTGCATTGTCCTTGTGCATCGTTTAATATAACGTTTTTATTGTCAAGATGCTGGatgctgtgaggactgaggAGGCGTTGCATGTGTTGCTAGGAGACTAGACTGGGAGGGGCTGATCTAAGCATTTTTATATCAGAATTGAGAAAAATGAAGCTTTAGTATAATTAGCTAATGTGTATCTTGCCTTTTACATCCTctgtgactgtgtctgtgtgtgtgtgtgtgtgtgtgtgtgtgtgtgtgtgtgtgtgtgtgtgtgtgtgtgtgtgatgtagaaACGAGAGAGGGAGCAGAGGAGGAAACTGCAGCGATTTCTAAGTGACCTGGCCTTACTTGGATCATTACAGGTTAGTGAATGCACAGagatgatcacacacacacacacacacacacacacacacacacacacacacacacacacacacttaacatgGTCACAACTATTTCTTGCAAATAATCTTGTTTGTGTTGCAGGGCTTTAAATACTTCCAGCCTTGGCTAAGAGGGAAAGAGGAATTGCTGTTGACAGTCGTTAATGAGGATCTGGTTAGTTTCTGTAGaaaagcacatacagtacatctcaCTTACATATAGTCCTATTGATTGTGTTTATCATCATCAGTGACTGCAGGAATGACCCTGTCCCCCCCCTACCTGTCCTGTCCTGCAGGGTTGGCGTTCCCCAGGGTTTGTGGTCTCCAGAGCCTCCTCCCACTCCTCCACCAGCAGCTGTAACAGCAGCGACGTCTCCCCCAGCAGTAGCTCCCCCAGCCTGGACAGCCGGAGCAGCTCTCCCCTGCCTGGGGAGCCTCCAGGCTCACAAGACCCTccgttgcacacacacaccaagacacaGCCACAGACTGTCAGGTGATTGATGCCATGTTGTGTGTCTGGAAATAGAAACATGTATATGTGTTTAGTTTCAGGGAAAGCTCATGGTGATTGTGACATATTTGTAATGTTTTCAAATCTGAAATTGGGAAACAGTTTGATAAAGTAGCATGTTGACATCCATTGGTTGGTTAGTTttgtacaaaacaaaatactcaCTATAATGATGCTTTGAAACAGCAATTATGTAGCTTAGAATTGGCTAATGTTGCCCGTCTTGCATGACAAGCAGAATGGTTCCATTTTGAATAAATATGTCACTAAAGTGCTGGGGAAAAAAAGCGAGAAACAAAGTCATTACAGCTTCTTCAATGTAAGGATTTTCAGATTTTCTCAATTTTATAGAGGATTGTAAATTAGATTGAGattgaaaaaaacaagcaggGTGTTTTTAATGTCCATCTATTGTCTTGCTGGCAGActttagacacaaacacattggtTGACCTCTCTCCTCAGGGACCCCAGCAGTGAGGAGCATCTCCTCCCAGCCTCTCCCAGTGAAAGAGAGATAGCCGTGCCTGTAAGTGCTACCTTCGGCCAGTCTTACTCTTCCAACCACTAACTTGCTCATTCAAGTCTCATGGCCTCGACTTTGTCCCTCAACAGGAGGTGAATTGCACTCTGTTTTTACTGGCCGGCTACGTCAAGTACGGACGCCCCTACGCCTGGATACGCTCTAATCACGAGCGCCTGGTCAACATCGGAGGAACCGATTCGATGGTTAAGGACACGCCCATGAAACTCAAGTCCATCGCAGACTGGCAGACGGGAGGTATGGAAACAATGTGAGGAATCCAAACATGAAAGAGCTATTGTTTCACAGCACAGATTTAATTATTACACTTTCCATGAGTTAAATCAGACACAGATGTCTTTGCTTGAGTTTACCCTTCATAGAGACTGTTTGTTGTGGATTAGGTGTGTGGAAAAAACTCTAGGTGCTTCAACATTACTATACTCTGCTAGACTTTTACAAACGCTcagtacaattaaaaaaaaaagaaaattgcatttctgtcttgtgttttctgttgtgttattGTTGATTTCTTTTAGGGATCCGCGTGTGGGACGTCATCAGTGAGCTGGTGTGTCTGTGCACCGTTCCGTCTCCCTCCAACCCCTTCGCCCTGGACATGCGTTACATCAAAAGTCTTCCCCTCCCTGACCGCTTCCTCGTCACAGGCGCTCTCCTCAACTTCCTGGAGATGTACGTGGTTTACAGAAACCGGGACGAGTTGAACTATGACAAAGGTAGGAAATCTTAGAAAGTCATAGAGAAGTACAGCACAGTACATCactattattatgattattattgagACCAGCAGGTGATGCTGTTTAGCTACATTACAAAGAAATCCAACGTATAGCCCTTCCACATTTGAATTCAGAATTCATGATTCAGTGACGGTTTTTGACATTAGGTTTCTCCTTTCAGTGGTCGAGGAGGTAAAGCCTCTGAGGCGTCTTCACGTCCAGTCCCTGTTGGAGTTACAGCGACACAGGGAGAGCTCGGGGTTGGCCGGTAGTCCCACAGTGCAGGACTCTTCTGGAGAGGAGTGACTTTAATTGTTCCTATTTGATTCACATCCAGATGAGACATCGTACTTTTACTGACTTCttgtagaaaaaagaaaataggtttaaatgtgtgaaatgtCATAAGAATGACTGTATTTAGTCACTTTATCTTGTTGCTTTTGTATTGCATACAGTACACAATGTACAAATCTATTTCTTTTAAGGCTACACAGTCCAGTTGGAGATGTATCTGTATATTTACTACAGTTGAACAGTGGTCACATGTATGAGTTTTTGAAAATGTGACAACACTGGAGAAATAACCCTGGGAAATTACTCACATGACTGAGAGTAAACATCCCAGGACCTCTCTGAATGTTTTGCCCTGCCACCCCCAAACTCTTCAATCCTGCTCTCCCACAAACACTCTTAACAGCTTCAGGCCAAATATAACATTTTGACAAGTTGAGTGAAACAGAATAATTTGTCAGGGTCAAAGCTGCAGAAGTTAAAGCTGGTTAAATATGTGTCTTCTTGAAAATTACAGCAGAATGAAAAAGCGTGTAGACAAACAAGTGTTGTATAAAAGGTTTTAATATTTCATAAAATACATAATTaaatatttacaataaaataaagcaGGCACTTTAAACCCCTTTTCTGAGATCGGGGCTGCGCCGTTTGTAATTACAATACATCACGAgtacaaaatgttaaaattatCTGATAAAAACCTTGTGGCACATCAGTCAAAAACGtctttactgttttaaaaaaaaaaaaaaaaaaaaaagggcaacATTGCTAGCTTAGttttggtcagaaaacacaaaatgaaaatgaaggtAGCCTCAGGGTGTACCACTAATCCTCAAGTCTCTCATTTGTAAACCATAAGACAGAAATCACCATCATGAGAGCACGTTATGCAATACTGCACATATCAATGCCTATAATCGTCACTTTAACTTAGGTAGTTAAGGCACCTTTTCATGGCTTTGGTAATGTGAACAAGTCGAGGGCTTAGCATTACAAGCACATTGTAGCATCTACTGATGAGGCTCCTCCAAATGCAAAGTCATGGTTGGGCATttcacaacccccccccccccccccccccccccctcctattGGAATGCAGGTGCATGGCTGCGCATTCCACACAAAGGCTTCACATGGGAACACAGCGTTCCCAGTGTTCGGACACAAACAAACCCGCAAGTCATGACTGAGTCTGTTTATCCCACATAAATGCAAATAATTAATCGCAGTGGACAGACAggatctgttttttgtttttgcaggaTGAGGGGAGTTCTGCTAGGGtctgttttttacatttacaatccAGGTGCTGCTGCTACTGACCTCTTAAAATGTAAGACATTTGGAATTAAACTGATGTGTTCAGATGTCAAATTTGACAAAGTGCTCAGAAATTACTAACTGCATTTATGTTCCTTACAGACTAATCATTTTTACTTTGTATAACACTGCATTTTCCCCTCTATCTTAACATCTATGTAATCTTGGCCAAAACTCTCACAACATAGATTAAAAGGGTGGTTTTGtccattcaattaaaaaaaaaaaaatgaaggcttaaaaaaaaagcttgtcGTCTTTTTCCAGTTTTTGACTTTCATGCGTGGATCATTTGGCCAACAGCTGCTATCATTGTTGGTTTAATTGTCCCTTTCCAACAGACCAAACTCTTCGGTGGCTTAAGTATCAAGTAGACTACTTAGAAACAAACAAGCCACCCCCTCCCCCCGAAAATGATCCAGTCTGGTCCACAAATGGCTTGCAGCCAGTCACGAGTCCTACCATAGCTGTTGGCAGGTGAACAAAGGCAGCCGTCAACAGCATTTTGTGCTACATTAGACGCCACAATTGCAAAAGTCAACAGACAACTTTGCTGCGTCAAAAACCTACAAGTCAAAACGCTCACTGATTATGGCAACATCATCTCATAAGTCCTCATACATCCAAATATGGACTTCCCCACTTCCCGTTTTCATCCCTCCCTCCGATCAGTGCTGTCATCAGGTTAATGTGGTCCCATGTTTAAAGGGTAAAATCGGGGGTTCAGTTCCAGCTGTCAGAGGCAGATCCTCTTCTCGTGATGGCTCTGAGAGGGCTGTGGGACACAGAGCCCCTCTTCTTCCAGCGAACTGAAAAGAAAAGGCAGTCAGTGATGAGTCAGTGGTGTTAGCTTGGCAGctgcaaatgaaaaatgaacactggtgtttaaatgttaattagTAGCATCCAACCAGCCTCACTAGTTTGTCAACCGAGACTCTAAAATGTCCTGGTGAGGTAATTCATTTACTACTTCAGCACTTGGTTTTCATTACTTTCACTAAATGTGCTTGCTGCAATGGCACCTTAAGCAATCTTATCTTTTTAAACAGCTTGGAGAGCAAAAGCAGAATGTATGCTAAGGATAATGAATCAGGGAAATGGTTCTTTAATCGTAAACCAAAGAACTATTCTGCCTTACAAAGCCAAAATGCAACAACCACATATTCCATTAAAATTAAGCCAAATCAATTTATTGACATCTGTTAAAAATATTAAACTTATTTTGCTATAAAAAACAATTGGAATTTGAGGGTGAAAAATCGTAGTCTAGTAGAAAACCAAGGCAGCTAATTTAGTGTATCTTCTAAATGAAAAATGCTGAAACATCTTAGTGATTGAGTTTATCATGCCACATAAATAAGGCAGTAAATCTAATAAAAAAGTAACACTACGTTAACTAGCTAAAGGTAATTGGCTTAGCTTAGCAGAGTAGCAGTAAGTGCCATCCCTACAGCCTCTGACTCTAGTGGTATTCACATGATCTGATGTGGCGAAGCCATCTTTAATTAATCCCCTTTAAATGTAAACTAACGCATTGATTAAAATAGACAAGAAATCTGAACaagtatttaaatgttttgtaaagTCTCACCTTTTCCCAGACTGGATGGCAGCGTAGAGCTCTTTGAGATGGCGGCAGATTTGGGCGACTCCTCTCCACGTTTCCCCTTCACCTCTCCTGGCTGCAGCGTGGCCGAGCCGTCCTGCAAGTCACTTAGTGCCCGCTGGAAAGAATGTGCCAGACAAGTCGTCATGTCTAGTGCCCGCTCTGCACGGCTGCACCAGAACACTCGACACTGCAGCTGTTGCCCCTGATGTTTGCAGATGTACAAAAAGACATTGGGCCGGTTGGCATCCGCGGCACAGTACGCAATGTCCTGCAGGTACGTCTTAGTTAGCTGCCGACCTGTACTCAGTTCCTTGACCTCGACGTACCTTGGGCGCACCACCAGGGCGTGATCTTTGCTCAGCTTTTTCCCATTTGCAATACCTTCCAGCAAGCGGCTAATAGCGTCCTGGGCCTGCTCTCGATCCAGAGAGAAGATTTTCTCTGTGCCCAGGTAGTGGACCTTAAAAAGAGGGTCGCCGTGGGATAATGATTCTGTGCGGTCGCGGCGAAAGCGGCGACGTAGCGCAGCCGGAGAGTTCTTAAGAGTCTGCATGAGGTGAAATGTGCTGAGAGACATGGTACGTTTCAGGCCGGGTTTGGAAGAAATTTTAGCTGAGGCGTATCTGCCGGTGGTCAGCTGGTCCTCTTCAGAGCCTCTCCCACTCTTCCACTTTTCTTCTATAAATGGAGCACAGTTGCATCCACTGCTTTTAtctgaaattttaaaaaaagacagtgaAGTTAGCAGAGGAATAATTAAGCGGGACAGATGCTTTAAGCTTTGTTCTGATTTAAATAAGGTCAAGGACAGGGTTTCTCTTAGAAATGGGTTGTTTTGACATTGAGTTATCTCCTCAATATAAAGCAACTCTTCATTTTTATAGTTTTCAACTCCTCGATgtggaaaacaaaacatgcagtcAGCACAACTTGTACCGCAGCATGGAAAAACAAAAGGCCACCAAACAGGACCAGTTACGAAGGCATGTGAGGAATATTCATTCACCACAGACACCAGTCATTAAATATTTACAGCCTGGTTTGGGCTTTGTCCTTACAGCAGTGAACCCTTAAGAGGCATACAAACACACTGATGAATGGAAACATGTCAAAATCAATTAAAAGGTTACTGTAACACACAAAAGTGACACAAGTTATCCCAGGTACATAGCCATGTTCAAAGTCAACCCTGTGCCAAGTATTACAAACACTCATATCACCATGCTTTTAGTTACTGGACAATTCTGTGAACTTGCCAACTCCAGTCTTATACAACGTCCACATCTAGCCTCCCATTGTCTCCCATCCTACAAACCCACAGAACTGCCTGTTCTCCATTGtgttaaactttattttttcccctttcTCTTTTCTTGGCCATTCTTTCAACATCCTAGCTCCTCAGAAGTGAGTTGCAGAGAGAACCACCGACTGTTCCAAGGTGGCAGCCATTGTTAATCAACCCCCTGTGCAGGAAACAGCTTTGCATTCCCCTCCTAAATATTTCTCCTACAAACAATGGCATGCTTCTGTGAGTTTGTCACATCACAAAAGAGATGCAAGTTGACCTAGAGCCTCGGCCAACCCAGGGCATGCTCATATACAGTTACACGTGTGGGTTACAAACGTACACCACTTTcacttggacacacacacacacacacacacacacacacacacacacactttgcattACTGTACAACATTGGTTTTCCTGGTCACAAggttaagcaaaaaaaaaaaaaaaaaaaaaatcaaacaaattaCAACCAAAATTTACATCCAGGTAAGGATTCATGTGCGTCACTTCTAATGTGATCTGAATAAACAACTATACTCAATCTGACATGTGCAAAGAGCTGTCACATCCAAACAGTCCATTCCGTTTTGTAAGGAGCCTTTGGAAGTGGACAGAACATTTCTGCTTATACAGTATTTACCTTCAACACTTTTCTGTAGAACAAACGAACATATGGAGAGATTCTTGCCCCATACGTAATCCTTAATATGATGCAAACATACAAATATAGTACAGGCAAATGTCAGCTAACAGGTTATATTAAGGATCTGTTAATTTCAGGATGCACCATACAAGATAGAACTTGAGATGAAACTATTTCTAAACACGTATTCTTCACGTTATGTTCTCCTTCCTTGTATGCCGAATTAACCATCATATAATAGCGATTACTTAAGCGGAAAGAAATGTGCTGTGCGACGTATCGTCTCAGAAATGAGCGAGATAACTTTAAATTTGCAGATTTAAGAGTTGTTCGGCGAGCACCGAAGGGTCACGTAAAACTGTCACAGTCGAAAACCAGGTACATTTCTCAGTAGATAttaccattatgaatgaaatgataATTTTGAACGTTTCAAAAACGTGTCTTACCTGGCCACAGTTTCATGCAAACGATGTCCTCGTGCGCCTCAGGTGAACCGCAGAGTTccgtgatgttttttttttaaacacactgggCAGGTGGAAGTCTCCTGTCCTGCACGTTCACACAAAACCCGTTTGACTGTCAATtaatagttgtgtgtgtgtatatatcgaTTAAGCGCACTGTCGGTAACTGGTTTTCCGTAAACTCAGTGTTCCTCGTGCGCAAATAAACGAGACGTATGCAGACGGAGACAGATTATGTACAGACTGAATCATGCCCTCCGTTCCCTCCCTGCTCGACGTGAATGAGTTGAGTGAATCAGAGCTCGCGGGACAACCGTTTTAAAACAGCGTAGGCGCGAGCTCGTCACACACGTGGACGAGCAATTGTGTGAGAGGGCTGGTTGATGTATCAGCAGAGGGAGGTCTGAGGGGAAAAGAAGTGACGATTTACAATAGAAGAGAGATATGCAGTACATGGTAGGATGGATAACAATTATAtaacaattattttgtttttatactgGCATTGGTGTTTTAAGGGAATTGCAGGCCTATGGCATACCTtgtttatgtaggctacatatttaCACTCCCCCTTATCATAGTTTAAGAGTTAAAATCTACTCATTTCAAACTGTGTGACATTATTATGGCATACTGTAAATGCTGTATTTGTTCTTCATTGAAGCAAATATGATGTTTACACTGAGTAAAATATTCAAACCCAAGACTCCAGGCTTTTATGGTTccttaaaattaaaaatgttctaGATGTCTTGTGCAGCATTTAAAATTTCCCCAAAATATTCAGCCTGTTGGTATTTGGTATGGTATACATGTTTGGTATTTTTTGGGCTCTCCACTAGAACTTGAATTACATTTCTGTGGGTTTGGACAATGTTTGACTGATCCAATCAAACGATCCATCATGCATGCCcaagatgataatcctgttttacgaggatttacgacactgcacgaatcacgatctgttccacgcttctgccgttagcctccaccgggaagctaacagctaattcgctagctagctgacagcttgattcagtctaaaataacgttaactcaaactaaacactgggtaaagcaggctacagctgacataacagctgttatatattttaacggttattttcaggttttattttgagggtcttttaaagttattacatgctgtctcagctagcggttagccgaattagctgttagctaaactaatgtagcttcctttattcagtggtgcgcagtggtttatgggatgagtagttccttagctcgataatgaaaatatgtacacagtcttgtacctttgacttttttggaattttctgttcattttttcACTCGAAATGATATGTTGTATGCTTATAAGTCACGTCGtagctggttagcctaaggcatggtctaaaactctttatatacagaTTTTTCCAAACATCAATGGGAGAAAttaatgggaaatttacttccggaacccaaggtctctcggaggaggggcgggactgttgaggtctattAAAACAACTGAATATATTGAAAAATAGCCATCAAAGTTTTCCCAAGCTGACATTCTTGAAACATCTGATTTTGTCCAACATTTCAAAACCCAATAAGTAGCTCTATACAGTGATATAAGTGTGAGAGAAGACaatttgttgacatttttgtttttttaaataacttaaatGATTAACAGATTATCATAGTTGTTATTTAATTATCTGTCAATCAATCAACTGATTAATTGACTAATTATTCAGCACTAATTAAAAAGCTTTGTTTAACAGAATtttgataacattttatatttttgcatttacatgactaatgaaaatgtttaaatgtaggCTCAGCAATTAGTTGTCCTCATGTCACAAGCCCATGGCATcatgctctaccaactgaaaGTCTTACTGTGAGTATATGCAACACAAGGCTTAGAGGAAACATCTGAAACCCAGTACCTTTCATTGCCTTCACATTGCGTCACAGCCCGTCTCTAATGGGGATCACTGGCCTCACTGGTTCAGATCTGCTTTAAGTGTTTATCCTGGGGGCATTTTGAACAGTGGCAGAGGGAAAACTTTAAACGGTtccatgtgtgtatctgtgtgtgtgtgtgtgtgtgtgtgtgtgtgtgtgtgtgtgtgtgtgtctggctggGTGTGCCTGATGTGGGGAAACAGTAGGGCCCCTGTTTCTTCTGGGTTTGGCCCAACAACAGTTAAGTTCTGAACGTCACACTCGCCTCATGCCTAGCAGGACACACTGGAACTATTCTTGGGGCACCGGTGACATAATGGACCATCTCATACAGGCACCCACCCTTTATACGTATCTCACAACAGGCAGCAAGAACAGAGTCAGCATCCAAACTGTGGCGCAGGCAAGAGTGTAGATGCAGCTCTGGAGCCctatttgggatttttttagCAACATTGCATCTTGCTAAAAACCCTCTGAATGGGAATGTTGGTCgacaactattggatagatTGATGTGAAATTTTGTACATACTTGATGCTCCCTAGAGGATAAATCCAACCGACTTTGGTGATTCCCTGATttttttcctctagtgccaccattTGGATGGATTGAcattcaattttcttttttcccccgaTGAAATTTGCACCAAATTTTGTACATATGTTTATGGTTCCCAGGCAATGTATTCTAATAACTTTAGTGATCATGTGACTTTTCCTACAGTGTCACTGTGAGGTTTGTTTTTCAGTGAAATTTCTCAACAACTATTATGCCATGACATTTAGGACAGATATTAATGTTCCCATCAAGATGAAATGTTATAACTAACCCTGGACTTTTCATCTATCACAATCATCAAGCCGAGATCTTAACTGGTCCTGCTAAAAACATCAGCATTTTAGcaatgtcattgtgagcatgtgagcttgctgatgttagcatttagcttacaGTACCACAGTGCCTAAGTAGTTTTTTGTTAAATATTCATGGAGCAGAAGAATTTGCAGTTATATAAaccattatttttaaaatgtcaatctttcagaatcagaaagaaaGTCTTTTTTTAGACTTGACAATTAGCTACAAGACATTAGTATCAGTGGGTGAGGGCGCTATTACAGACACACCCAATTGTTCAGAAACTATTTGGCAGCTATTAATTCAAATGTCTCGACTGCTACTTGGGAATGAAACCAACCAAGTTTCTAATCCTCTCAGGAGGTAATTATATTCATTGTGGGGAAACAAAGACAATCTTGGACCACAGCAAGAGGCAGGGTGAAGGAAAATGGACGGTTTAAGAAAGCAACACTTAATGACAAATCAGCTGTTTGAATAGTCAAAGTCTACACAGTTCAGAGTTGAGCTGGGTGGAAATTTTGGGGATTTCAAGGAACAAGATCACAGAGTGCCTTTGATAAGACAGGAGCAAGTCACTGAGAGCGGAAAATTAAGCATTTGTTGATGAGATTACCTTCTAATTCATACTAAAGATAGGGAATAACTGACCCAGACCTAAAGGCTATTACACCTGTCTTAAAGACCAGAGGTGTTGTTCTAAGAAGCCGGTTTATTGAGTTATCTGGCTTCTTAGAACAGTCGCTAGCATTAACAGGGTTGTGATCTCTGTTTTGGTTATCATACAGTTTCTTGAAAAGTGAAACAGGGATGTAATACTTCTATTGTTGGAAACAAGGCAAACACATACAATTTAGGAAGTAAACTGACCCTAGGCTCCCACCCATCTGTGGTAGAAATGTTTTATGCCCAGTTCCCTTTTTCTAAACTGCTGTAAATCAATTTCCATTGCCATTTACTGATGTATATCTACTGTAGCTATGCTTGTCAATAATGAAGGCAGCTTGTCAACAATGAAGCCAACATTCCAGTTCGCTATCTCAGAGTCTTATTGAAGCAAAAAGCACATCACTATCTGTGCCTGGCACCATTACAACCAGTGCTATAAAAAGAATGTCATGAACTTTTACCTTCATATGATAATTACCAGAGCTGTCAATCACGTTTTAGCTACATTGCTAGCGTGAAAAAAATATATCCCCATGGGCTGTACTTTGTCCTaaactgttagcatgctaacacacaaaATTTAGATTTCGAACAATATACCAttctactgtatatactattcacattatacctgctaaacattagcACATTAGCATTGTCAGCATAGCATTTAAGCTAAGCTATAAGTGCCAGTGTGCTTACAGTAAGGTCCATGGATgtatacagcctcacagagcatgATGAAATGTTTACAGCTGCCATTTTGGaagtaaataataaaacatatatgtGACTATGTTAGCGTCATTAAGTTATTggtcttatttatttttatggttAGACAGCTCTTGGGTTGTTTAAAGTTGACAGGTAGGTTGTTTCTAGAATTGTACTAACAATTTTTATTGAAGATTTGATCATTTCTGTTTAATTCTGACCTTGTGGCATATCTTGTGTTACCGTCTTATGTTGTTTGTCTGTAACTCCTTGTTATTgctgcttttcttggccaggacatGCCTAAAATGAGAtttttgaatggttttaatGGTTAAATTACACTGAAACAGTAATAGAAAATATTGTAATTTATGTACAAGCCATGGTCCTTCTACAAACTGCCACATTTGAGCCAAATAAGATAGATCTTTTTTGATCCACAGGGGAACAATAAAGGTTTATCTTGCCAACTTCTAACAACGTCTGATTATAACTGCCAGACATGATGTTGGCAAGTCATTTTCCAAGCCTGATTTCTTGTCACAGcagcttttgttgttatttACTCAAATACCACACACACCTGTACAGTCTGTTCCAGCAGAGCGTCTACCTGTAAGAGGAAGTTGGACAAGGCGTGGAGATATGAAAACAGGAATGGTAAGTACAGGTTTATGGGGCACTCTGCACTGTTCTCAAATATCTACTACAAAAGAGAACACTATGGGAGGAGttcttttttttggtccatGTATGGTATAATGTGTCCTGCAAGACAAGTGTGTTAAAGAGTCATCCAATTCAAGTCTCGTAATCACAGCATAGGTGTGTTGCATAATTTTGTCTGTTAATCTTTAGCTGTTACATGTCTCAATTGTGAGCATGATTTAGCTTTTTCATGGCAAAGTACTACAGAAAACAATAACTATCTCTCTGTTGATGTCAAAGTAAATGCGGAAGTTCCAGTGAGTTGGTGGGATCACAAGTTCAGTGTCATGTCATATGACATAGCCTAACTGGTGTTATGAAGAATATAGATAATACAGGATGTTGGTATTACCGGTATGTGAAACAGTAAGAGTTGTGTTGAATCCACTCAAGTGCCAATAGCTGCTCTTCTAGTGAAAGTTACCGGATTCAATTATGTAAATCAAAGTCTTTACCCGCTCTCTGGTTACACCTTCCTGAACAAGTACAACGGGCCTCTGGTTTCATAGAAGGAAATGGCTCAGTTACTTAGAAGAGAAGTCGTCGTCGGTCGGGGTTCATTGTATTTGTTGGCTTCATAGTCAGGTTTTCCTGTTATTCGCCTTAATTCAAAGAATCGAATCTGAGGAAATAACTAATTCAGGAAAAGAGAAGAGATGGGTGGCTGCTACATTTGATAACTTAGATATTCTCATAAATTGTGAATTCACAGTCTGAGAGGTTTTATATCTTTACATGAGCATTATTGCCACCTTAAAACCCTTCTAAATCTCAAACATACATCCCATTTTTTGGCTGCAGCTGGAGCTTTGATGTCTCTTTACAGTAAAGCTTTAAAGGAGAGGCGA
The sequence above is drawn from the Sander lucioperca isolate FBNREF2018 chromosome 17, SLUC_FBN_1.2, whole genome shotgun sequence genome and encodes:
- the si:dkey-19b23.7 gene encoding uncharacterized protein si:dkey-19b23.7 → MSSGSKREREQRRKLQRFLSDLALLGSLQGFKYFQPWLRGKEELLLTVVNEDLGWRSPGFVVSRASSHSSTSSCNSSDVSPSSSSPSLDSRSSSPLPGEPPGSQDPPLHTHTKTQPQTVRDPSSEEHLLPASPSEREIAVPEVNCTLFLLAGYVKYGRPYAWIRSNHERLVNIGGTDSMVKDTPMKLKSIADWQTGGIRVWDVISELVCLCTVPSPSNPFALDMRYIKSLPLPDRFLVTGALLNFLEMYVVYRNRDELNYDKVVEEVKPLRRLHVQSLLELQRHRESSGLAGSPTVQDSSGEE
- the si:dkey-19b23.8 gene encoding uncharacterized protein si:dkey-19b23.8 isoform X1, producing the protein MKLWPDKSSGCNCAPFIEEKWKSGRGSEEDQLTTGRYASAKISSKPGLKRTMSLSTFHLMQTLKNSPAALRRRFRRDRTESLSHGDPLFKVHYLGTEKIFSLDREQAQDAISRLLEGIANGKKLSKDHALVVRPRYVEVKELSTGRQLTKTYLQDIAYCAADANRPNVFLYICKHQGQQLQCRQNSPHPAKTKNRSCLSTAINYLHLCGINRLSHDLRVCLCPNTGNAVFPCEAFVWNAQPCTCIPIGGGGGGGGGGCEMPNHDFAFGGASSVDATMCL
- the si:dkey-19b23.8 gene encoding low density lipoprotein receptor adapter protein 1 isoform X2, with amino-acid sequence MKLWPDKSSGCNCAPFIEEKWKSGRGSEEDQLTTGRYASAKISSKPGLKRTMSLSTFHLMQTLKNSPAALRRRFRRDRTESLSHGDPLFKVHYLGTEKIFSLDREQAQDAISRLLEGIANGKKLSKDHALVVRPRYVEVKELSTGRQLTKTYLQDIAYCAADANRPNVFLYICKHQGQQLQCRVFWCSRAERALDMTTCLAHSFQRALSDLQDGSATLQPGEVKGKRGEESPKSAAISKSSTLPSSLGKVRWKKRGSVSHSPLRAITRRGSASDSWN